The following are encoded together in the Chanodichthys erythropterus isolate Z2021 chromosome 16, ASM2448905v1, whole genome shotgun sequence genome:
- the rasal2 gene encoding ras GTPase-activating protein nGAP isoform X4 — protein sequence METDSVAGGDVDSVQGGLISLDPVVDGILMDSFCQHQGWVRVYDVKGPASHHFSCGQSPFTEPCVWERKYCILTDSQLILLNKEEEMPSEVHESPTASSSKGRSLRRTVSVPSEGQFPEYPPEGTSMLAEASAERSPRRRSISGLGSSEKNISIDGPNSSPFKVPGFLSKRLKGSIKRTKSQTKLDRNTSFRLPSLRPTENDRSRGLPKLKESCSHESLLSPGSAVEALDLSMEEDVYIKPLHSSILGQDFCFEVAYSGGSKCFSCSSAAERDKWMENLKRTVQPNKDNCRRAENVLRLWIIEAKDLPPKKKYFCELCLDDMLYARTTSKTRSDCLFWGEHFEFSGLPAMKSITVHIYRDVDKKKKKDKNNYVGLVNIPVQGVMGRQFVEKWYPVSTPTTSKAKSGGPSIRIKSRFQTVSILPMEQYKEFAEFVTNNYTMLCSVLEPVISVKNKEEMASALVHILQSTGRAKDFLTDLVMSEVDRCADHDVLIFRENTLATKAIEEYLKLVGQKYLHDALGEFIKALYESDENCEVDPSKCSSSELPEHQSNLKMCCELAFCKIINSYCVFPRELKEVFASWKQQCQARGKQDISQRLISASLFLRFLCPAIMSPSLFSLMQEYPDDRTSRTLTLIAKVIQNLANFAKFGNKEEYMAFMNEFLEHEWAGMTRFLLEISNLETISNTPGFEGYIDLGRELSVLHGLLWEVVSQLDKGDNSFLQATVAKLGPLPRILGDITRSLSSPTPIQQQLRRFQDHSSAHDISGSVSSGLQRIFEDPADSEMRSVKSPVQEHMEALVRGKHPLLGQQSSTHSMSFSDKEERDSPLPNGRSISLMDLQDSYLAQGHPVPNPLNEAPPRLGRVGSQASIGPVPPPHLHQPPVHPKVPQLRDNLPQSAPQVRRPIHPSLSQQRSLQPLSFQNPVYHLSNLHAQSTHSTQSTHSAQSLQPDSSSENLSTGSSRSASPSASGGRGATPRARMPSTSSVEEELTRKSIQGQETPPPTARWHPPLADQHSGAQVVAVPRQSSAGTAHIIKVEQQSRGVGLVAGNAGARTPRSLPHSTSLRSSSSVNTEPMQQSGERSRQQSTCSRDSSVPGGRGNKQVQSPVESVTMSPVERTAAWVLNNGQYEDEEEEGQSKDDAKHVEKYEQEISKLKERLRTSSRRLEEYERRLLAQEQQMQKLLLEYKARLEDSEDRLRRQQEEKDSQMKSIICRLMAVEEELKRDHAEMQAVIDAKQKIIDAQEKRISSLDAANSRLMSALTQVKERYSMHNLRNGLSPTNPTKLSITENGEFKNSSC from the exons CGGAAGCGTCTGCGGAGCGCTCTCCCAGGCGGAGGAGCATATCAGGGCTGGGCAGCTCGGAGAAGAACATTTCTATAGATGGCCCCAACTCGTCACCCTTCAAAGTGCCT GGTTTTTTAAGTAAACGACTGAAAGGATCCATCAAAAGGACGAAGAGTCAGACAAAGCTGGACCGCAACACAAGTTTTAGACTCCCATCACTACGACCAACAGAAAATGACAG GTCACGAGGCCTGCCCAAATTGAAGGAGTCCTGCTCCCATGAATCTTTGCTGAGTCCAGGAAGTGCTGTTGAAGCTTTGGATCTGAGTATGGAGGAGGACGTCTACATCAAACCTTTACACAGCAGCATTCTAGGACAAGACTTCTGCTTTGAG GTGGCGTACTCAGGTGGAAGTAAGTGCTTTAGCTGCTCCTCTGCTGCTGAACGGGACAAATGGATGGAGAACCTCAAGAGAACTGTGCAGCCTAATAAG GACAACTGCCGGCGGGCGGAAAACGTCCTCCGTCTGTGGATCATCGAGGCCAAAGACCTGCCACCGAAAAAGAAGTATTTCTGTGAGCTGTGTCTGGATGACATGCTGTACGCCCGCACCACCAGCAAAACCCGCTCCGACTGCCTGTTCTGGGGGGAACACTTTGAGTTCTCCGGTCTTCCGGCCATGAAGAGCATCACTGTACACATCTACCGTGATGTggataagaaaaagaaaaaggacaaaaacaacTATGTGGGTTTGGTGAACATCCCTGTGCAGGGAGTGATGGGAAGGCAGTTTGTGGAGAAGTGGTATCCGGTCAGCACCCCCACCACCAGCAAAGCCAAAAGTGGAGGCCCCTCCATCCGCATCAAATCTCGCTTCCAGACAGTCTCTATCCTGCCCATGGAGCAGTACAAGGAGTTTGCGGAGTTTGTGACCAATAACTATACCATGTTGTGCTCTGTGTTGGAGCCCGTCATCAGCGTGAAAAACAAAGAGGAGATGGCCAGCGCGCTCGTGCACATACTGCAGAGCACGGGACGGGCGAAG GACTTCCTAACGGATCTGGTGATGTCAGAGGTGGATCGCTGCGCTGACCATGATGTGCTGATCTTTAGAGAGAACACGCTAGCCACCAAAGCCATTGAAGAATACCTCAAATTGGTGGGACAGAAGTACCTACATGATGCACTAG GAGAGTTTATTAAAGCCCTGTATGAGTCGGATGAAAATTGTGAAGTAGACCCATCAAAGTGCTCCAGCAGTGAGCTTCCAGAGCACCAAAGTAACCTGAAGATGTGCTGTGAGCTGGCCTTCTGCAAGATCATTAACTCTTACTG TGTGTTTCCACGGGAACTGAAGGAGGTGTTTGCATCATGGAAGCAGCAGTGTCAAGCTCGAGGGAAGCAGGACATCAGTCAGCGTCTGATTAGTGCATCGCTCTTCCTGCGTTTCCTTTGCCCTGCCATCATGTCCCCATCCCTCTTCAGTCTCATGCAGGAATACCCAGACGACCGTACCTCTCGAACACTCACCCTCATCGCCAAAGTCATCCAGAATCTCGCTAACTTTGCCAA ATTCGGGAACAAAGAAGAGTACATGGCTTTCATGAATGAATTTCTGGAGCACGAATGGGCTGGTATGACACGTTTTCTGCTTGAGATCTCGAATCTTGAGACGATCTCCAACACCCCAGGCTTTGAGGGCTACATCGACCTAGGCCGCGAGCTGTCCGTGCTTCACGGACTCCTGTGGGAGGTGGTGTCTCAACTGGACAAG GGTGACAATTCCTTCCTGCAGGCGACGGTGGCCAAACTGGGGCCCCTGCCGCGAATCCTTGGCGATATTACCCGCTCGCTGTCCAGTCCCACCCCCATCCAGCAGCAGCTCAGGCGCTTCCAGGACCATAGCTCTGCTCATGACATCAGTGGAAGTGTGTCCTCAGGACTGCAGAGAATATTTGAAGACCCAGCAGACAG TGAAATGAGGAGCGTCAAATCTCCTGTCCAGGAGCACATGGAGGCCTTAGTCCGAGGGAAGCATCCTTTATTGGGTCAGCAGTCCTCCACGCACAGCATGAGCTTCTCTGACAAAGAGGAGCGAGACAGCCCACTCCCAAACGGACGCAGCATATCTTTAATGGACCTGCAGGACTCTTACCTGGCACAGGGGCATCCGGTTCCCAACCCTCTCAATGAAGCCCCTCCTAGATTAGGCCGAGTGGGCTCTCAAGCTTCCATCGGCCCTGTCCCTCCTCCACACCTCCACCAGCCCCCCGTCCATCCGAAAGTTCCCCAGCTGAGGGACAACTTGCCCCAGAGTGCCCCGCAGGTGCGTCGCCCTATCCACCCCTCCCTCAGCCAGCAGCGCAGCCTGCAACCGTTGTCTTTCCAAAACCCTGTTTACCACCTCAGCAACCTGCACGCACAATCCACACACTCGACCCAATCCACGCACTCCGCCCAGTCCCTGCAGCCGGACTCCAGCTCGGAGAACCTGAGCACAGGCAGTTCACGGAGTGCCAGCCCCAGTGCGTCAGGTGGCCGGGGAGCCACTCCAAGAGCCAGGATGCCCTCCACCAGCAGCGTGGAGGAGGAACTCACTCGCAAAAGCATCCAGGGGCAGGAGACGCCTCCTCCCACGGCACGCTGGCACCCGCCCCTGGCAGACCAGCACTCGGGAGCCCAGGTGGTAGCTGTACCTAGGCAGAGCAGCGCGGGTACGGCACACATCATAAAGGTGGAGCAGCAGAGTCGAGGAGTGGGGCTGGTGGCAGGAAACGCAGGGGCGCGAACCCCAAGGTCACTCCCTCACAGCACTTCCCTCCGTAGTAGCAGCAGCGTCAACACAGAACCCATGCAGCAGAGTGGTGAGAGATCCAGGCAGCAGTCCACATGCTCCAGAGACAGCTCGGTACCAGGAGGGCGAGGCAACAAACAG GTCCAGTCACCCGTAGAGTCAGTCACCATGTCTCCAGTGGAGCGAACTGCCGCATGGGTCTTGAATAACGGCCAATATGAAGATGAAGAAGAGGAAGGCCAGAGCAAAGACGATGCCAAACATGTAGAGAAG TACGAACAGGAGATCTCAAAGCTGAAGGAGCGACTGCGGACATCTAGCCGGCGACTCGAGGAGTATGAGAGACGGCTACTGGCGCAGGAACAGCAGATGCAGAAGCTGCTCTTGGAATACAAGGCTCGATTGGAGGACAGCGAGGACCGTCTGCGCAGACAGCAGGAAGAGAAAGACAGCCAGATGAAGAGTATTATCTGCAG GCTGATGGCCGTGGAAGAAGAACTGAAGAGAGACCATGCGGAGATGCAGGCGGTCATAGATGCCAAACAGAAGATAATTGATGCACAG gAGAAGAGGATCAGCTCCCTGGATGCAGCTAACTCTCGGCTGATGAGTGCCCTCACTCAGGTGAAAGAGCGATACAGCATGCACAACCTCCGCAATGGCCTGTCGCCCACCAACCCCACCAAGCTCTCCATCACAGAGAATGGAGAGTTTAAGAACAGCAGCTGCTGA